The following proteins are co-located in the Neomonachus schauinslandi chromosome 8, ASM220157v2, whole genome shotgun sequence genome:
- the QRSL1 gene encoding glutamyl-tRNA(Gln) amidotransferase subunit A, mitochondrial isoform X2, giving the protein MLGRTLREVSTALKQGHITPTELCQKCLFLIKKTKFLNAYITVSEEVALKQAEESEKRYKKGHSLGDLDGIPVAVKDNFSTSGIETTCASNMLKGYVPPYNATVVQKLLDKGAVLMGKTNLDEFAMGSGSTDGVFGPVKNPWSYSKQYRGKRKQKAHGENEDSNWLITGGSSGGSAAAVAAFTCFAALGSDTGGSTRNPAAHCGVVGFKPSYGLVSRHGLIPLVNSMDVPGILTRCVDDAAIVLGMLAGHDPRDSTTIQDPVKPFTLPTLADVNKLCIGIPKEYLAPELSSEVRSFWSKAANLFESEGAKVIEVSLPHTSYSIICYHVLCTSEVASNMARFDGLEYGHRCDINVSTEAMYAATRREGFNDVVRGRILSGNFFLLKENYENYFIKAQKVRRLIANDFVNVFNSGVDVLLTPTTLSEAVPYLEFIKEDNRTRSAQDDIFTQAVNMAGENLTSTIPEPHAKEPEQLHVTSFSYLPITNELAGIIETFVVT; this is encoded by the exons ATGCTGGGCCGGACCCTCCGAGAA GTTTCTACAGCACTGAAACAAGGCCACATTACTCCAACAGAGCTCTGTCAAAAATGTCTCTTCCTTATCAAGAAGACCAAATTTCTAAATGCTTACATTACTGTATCAGAAGAGGTGGCCTTAAAGCAAGCTGAAGAATCGGAGAAAAGATACAAGAAAG GTCACTCACTTGGGGATTTAGATGGAATTCCCGTTGCAGTAAAAGACAACTTTAGCACGTCCGGCATTGAGACGACATGTGCATCAAACATGCTGAAAG gtTATGTACCACCTTACAATGCTACAGTTGTTCAGAAGTTGTTGGATAAGGGAGCTGTCCTGATGGGAAAAACAAATTTAGATGAGTTTGCAATGGg ATCTGGAAGCACAGATGGTGTATTTGGACCAGTTAAAAACCCCTGGAGTTACTCAAAACAATATagaggaaagaggaagcagaaggccCATGGTGAGAATGAGGATTCAAATTGGCTTATAACTGGAGGAAGCTCAGGAGGGAGTGCGGCGGCGGTAGCAGCGTTCACATGCTTTGC GGCTTTAGGATCAGATACAGGAGGATCGACCAGAAATCCAGCTGCTCACTGTGGGGTTGTTGGTTTCAAACCAAGCTATGGCTTAGTTTCTCGTCATGGCCTCATTCCCCTGGTGAATTCAATGGATGTGCCAGGAATCTTAACCAGATGTGTGGATGATGCAGCAATTGTGTTAG GTATGCTGGCTGGGCATGACCCCAGAGATTCTACCACAATACAAGATCCTGTTAAACCATTTACACTTCCCACTTTGGCAGATGTGAACAAACTATGTATAGGAATTCCAAAG GAATATCTTGCACCAGAATTATCAAGTGAAGTGCGATCTTTTTGGTCCAAAGCTGCTAATCTCTTTGAGTCTGAGGGGGCCAAAGTAATCGAAGTATCCCTGCCTCACACCAGTTACTCAATTATCTGCTACCATGTATTGTGTACATCGGAAGTGGCATCAAATATGGCAAGATTTGATGGGCTAGAATATG gtcaCAGATGTGACATCAACGTGTCTACTGAAGCCATGTATGCTGCAACCAGGCGGGAAGGGTTTAATGATGTGGTGAGAGGAAGAATTCTCTCaggaaattttttcttattaaaaga aaactatgagaatTATTTCATTAAGGCACAGAAAGTGAGACGACTCATTGCTAATGATTTTGTGAATGTTTTTAACTCCGGAGTGGATGTCTTGCTGACTCCCACCACCTTGAGTGAGGCGGTACCATACCTGGAGTTCATTAAAGAAGACAACAGGACACGAAGCGCCCAGGATGATATTTTTACACAGGCTGTAAATATGGCAG